The following are from one region of the Dermacentor albipictus isolate Rhodes 1998 colony chromosome 5, USDA_Dalb.pri_finalv2, whole genome shotgun sequence genome:
- the LOC135921194 gene encoding uncharacterized protein has protein sequence MPTDCGDQTGGGQQVARRPRLRALRERLLSCKPVQRFLDWYGQFWGDDEEERRLHEADADDGFVNWFCLPFFVTRRPRCGVAKNAEAAAFGGPDAALRSFAAAK, from the coding sequence ATGCCTACGGACTGCGGCGACCAGACCGGCGGAGGCCAGCAGGTGGCACGGCGGCCGCGGCTGCGGGCGCTGCGCGAGCGGCTGCTGTCGTGCAAGCCCGTGCAGCGGTTCCTCGACTGGTACGGCCAGTTCTGGGGCGACGACGAAGAGGAACGCAGGCTGCACGAGGCGGACGCCGACGACGGATTCGTCAACTGGTTCTGCCTGCCTTTCTTCGTGACCCGCAGGCCGCGCTGCGGGGTCGCCAAGAACGCGGAGGCGGCCGCCTTCGGAGGACCCGACGCTGCGCTGCGCTCCTTCGCGGCCGCCAAATAA